The following proteins come from a genomic window of Timaviella obliquedivisa GSE-PSE-MK23-08B:
- a CDS encoding cellulose biosynthesis cyclic di-GMP-binding regulatory protein BcsB, translating into MFPFNRHRTSPSRNRRAWHKRPLVWFFCLTCLGTGLGLLPTLVKAQARGKDQSPPVVRQFALPHPRTPLIYQPQLAASLTLAQAASPSPTPSPSPSSAAPAISPTNSTSVAAKTNEPIIQHVWEFNRNPSVGNRLRLEGVYPEGHVEFTRPQSWDVRSAQVQLRLQHSPSLLPDRSNITVRINDTSVGSVPLGKSQGQPNEIVFNIPANLLQDRNDLSILTEQQTSDTCSNPADPTLWTEILPDSKVILNFRPKPIALGFSRYPYPFLDNLSLETNKITYLRPQTYTAEWLTAASRFETSLGRWLGKVLLNTQIVGGLGDVKGGDRLVVIGTPAEQPALAQLPLPFALQGGKFVDAKKAAIPDDVGIVIMALTKDSRVPTLVATGNAPAGVAKAVQFLVQAKDAQLGTGQALTVNALTEVPTPAPRNWAGYMPVENNFQLSALYDTSGELIKDTTVRGTSAPPVHIAFKALPDDRFLDGSAMTLRYSYSPQMDSRTSAVEVRIDQVTVASKRLSSNGGERETFSFRLPEEKIKSDSVMDVHFVMKPEAGSECGLEADQQLWGTVHANTSFEMRRDNVVRIPDLTLLRTGYPFTEPQDLSTAAIALPTNPTESDVQTLLAFSERLGRVSQAESVKTQVFVGEVPKEAKDRLNVVGIGTRDRLTVPEVFQEKEGFSLGNAFTRQWEQSQVQTTSDNEGVVKAIVSPWNKDRQLIAFTGQTEQGLEELQSLFQQESLFRKLGGDTLLISSNTPTPVASNPDDYNTQYLQEAKQRRVANTSVVGRVVLFLQDNWFMVPAGIALVALPLYGFSQLYLNRIDQ; encoded by the coding sequence ATGTTTCCTTTCAATCGTCACCGTACTTCTCCCTCTCGCAATCGTCGAGCTTGGCATAAACGCCCTTTAGTCTGGTTCTTTTGTTTAACTTGCCTGGGCACAGGATTAGGGCTATTGCCCACCTTGGTCAAAGCCCAAGCTAGGGGCAAAGATCAGAGTCCGCCAGTCGTGCGTCAGTTTGCCCTCCCCCATCCCCGCACCCCGTTAATTTATCAGCCCCAACTGGCGGCTTCCCTCACCTTGGCTCAAGCGGCATCTCCCAGCCCAACCCCTAGCCCATCTCCTAGCTCAGCCGCTCCTGCCATTTCCCCAACGAACTCAACTTCTGTTGCTGCTAAGACCAATGAACCCATCATTCAGCATGTTTGGGAGTTCAACCGCAACCCCTCTGTTGGTAACCGCCTTCGGCTAGAAGGTGTTTATCCTGAGGGACATGTCGAGTTTACGCGTCCTCAGAGTTGGGATGTGCGATCGGCGCAGGTGCAACTCCGGCTTCAACATTCGCCTTCCCTATTGCCCGATCGCTCTAACATCACGGTACGGATCAATGATACGAGTGTAGGCAGCGTTCCCTTAGGCAAGAGTCAAGGGCAGCCCAACGAGATTGTATTCAACATTCCTGCCAACCTCCTGCAAGACCGCAACGACCTGTCTATCTTGACAGAGCAGCAGACCTCAGACACTTGCTCTAATCCGGCTGATCCGACCCTGTGGACTGAGATTTTGCCCGACTCTAAGGTGATTTTGAACTTTAGACCCAAGCCGATCGCCCTGGGGTTTAGCCGCTATCCCTATCCTTTTTTGGATAACCTCAGCCTCGAAACCAACAAAATTACTTACCTTCGTCCCCAGACCTACACGGCTGAATGGCTGACCGCAGCCTCTCGGTTTGAGACTTCCCTGGGCAGATGGTTAGGTAAGGTACTCCTAAACACCCAGATTGTCGGAGGATTGGGCGACGTGAAAGGGGGCGATCGCCTGGTTGTCATTGGCACGCCCGCTGAGCAACCTGCGCTTGCCCAACTGCCCTTACCCTTTGCCCTCCAAGGCGGCAAATTTGTCGATGCTAAAAAAGCCGCTATTCCTGACGACGTGGGCATTGTGATCATGGCGCTGACTAAAGACAGCCGCGTTCCCACCCTGGTTGCAACAGGCAACGCTCCGGCTGGAGTCGCCAAGGCAGTGCAGTTCTTGGTTCAAGCCAAAGATGCTCAACTAGGTACAGGGCAGGCGCTCACGGTCAACGCTCTGACCGAAGTCCCGACTCCCGCGCCGCGCAATTGGGCAGGCTATATGCCTGTCGAAAACAACTTCCAGTTGAGCGCTCTTTACGATACCAGCGGGGAACTCATTAAAGACACGACCGTGCGAGGAACCAGTGCCCCTCCGGTTCATATTGCCTTCAAGGCATTGCCCGACGATCGCTTCCTCGACGGGAGCGCCATGACCCTGCGCTACAGCTACAGCCCCCAAATGGACAGCCGCACCTCGGCGGTCGAAGTCCGTATTGACCAGGTGACCGTTGCCTCTAAGCGGCTGAGCTCTAACGGGGGTGAACGGGAAACCTTTAGCTTCCGTTTGCCCGAAGAAAAGATTAAATCTGACTCGGTTATGGATGTCCATTTTGTGATGAAGCCGGAGGCAGGCAGCGAATGTGGCTTAGAAGCCGACCAACAACTTTGGGGCACTGTCCATGCCAATACCAGCTTCGAGATGCGCCGCGATAACGTGGTGCGCATTCCTGACTTAACGCTGCTGCGAACCGGCTATCCCTTCACCGAACCTCAGGATCTCTCGACAGCCGCGATCGCGCTTCCCACTAACCCAACCGAAAGCGATGTGCAAACCCTGCTGGCTTTTAGTGAGCGTTTAGGGCGAGTCAGCCAAGCCGAATCAGTTAAAACCCAGGTATTTGTCGGTGAAGTTCCGAAGGAAGCGAAGGATCGGCTCAACGTGGTTGGCATTGGCACCCGCGATCGCCTGACTGTGCCCGAAGTGTTCCAAGAAAAAGAAGGGTTTAGCCTGGGCAACGCCTTTACTCGCCAGTGGGAACAAAGCCAAGTGCAAACCACCAGCGACAACGAAGGAGTGGTTAAGGCGATCGTTTCCCCTTGGAACAAAGATCGCCAACTCATTGCCTTTACAGGACAGACCGAGCAAGGGCTGGAAGAGTTGCAATCCCTTTTTCAGCAAGAGTCACTGTTTAGAAAGCTGGGCGGCGACACGTTGTTAATTAGCAGCAATACGCCCACGCCTGTCGCTTCAAACCCCGATGATTACAACACTCAGTACCTCCAAGAAGCCAAGCAGCGCCGCGTTGCCAATACTAGCGTGGTCGGGCGAGTTGTGTTGTTCTTGCAAGACAACTGGTTCATGGTGCCTGCTGGGATTGCTTTGGTGGCGCTTCCTCTGTATGGCTTCTCTCAGCTTTATCTCAATCGCATCGATCAGTAA
- the bcsA gene encoding UDP-forming cellulose synthase catalytic subunit — MASITPPVQPRRQQSWLTRGFMNLPNWFEQLFPRAGKWQVFWIVMLLLLLSVPLIITPLDLWKQIFVAGMLIVLGWFAVKIEARQGQKRYSEYLHVFLAWLSIVTTLRYLYYRTHYTLALDSWVNGFFSILLYAAELYAIATLLLSYFQTLRLRDRHALDLSTVPGDQLFSVDVYIPTYNEDVAIVRKTVLASLAIDYPEDKKEVYILDDGRDPKYRDRREQLRQMCAELGCTLLTRDNNEHAKAGNINAALTRTSGDLILILDCDHIPTHQFLQETVGFFYKPKVAMVQTPHWFYNPDPFERNLLTRGRVPVTNELFYKVIQKGNDFWNAAFFCGSAAVIRRDYVLDVGGIATGTVTEDCHTSLRLHGKGYESVYYDKIMVAGLAPETYPSYVKQQARWARGMAQILRMENPLFNQKLKLSTPQRLCYFSASSHFFFGFPRIMYAVAPVLFLLFNINIVRGLGIETLAYAVPHIILGMNANYITNKNARFSFWNEIFEYAMAFQNGIVTVLALINPKLGKFDVTDKDLRSITRRSFDWGPTRISLILTILLIISLIAVPFWLLLRPEVTEAVVINGLWAIFNLIFLSGALLVAFEQPQLRQAHRLGRQLDVVVSDATTTWHGKTVNISENGAHIVLESSNHSLPEMVQVEVMGDSDTRAIVNGRITRLDPTRADQVSLSLMFENVTQAQSDALVLVIYSDVEQWYSQQRVEVDKPLESLRFLAAGVLRAFRDPRPGRSVQRART; from the coding sequence ATGGCAAGTATTACTCCCCCCGTGCAGCCGCGTAGACAACAATCTTGGCTGACTCGCGGGTTTATGAATCTACCGAACTGGTTTGAGCAGTTGTTTCCCAGAGCCGGAAAGTGGCAAGTGTTCTGGATTGTTATGCTGTTGCTGCTGCTCTCGGTGCCGTTGATAATTACGCCGCTTGATCTTTGGAAACAGATTTTTGTGGCAGGCATGTTAATTGTGCTAGGTTGGTTTGCCGTCAAAATTGAGGCGCGGCAAGGGCAAAAGCGTTATAGCGAATATCTGCACGTTTTTCTGGCATGGCTGAGTATTGTCACAACGCTGCGATATTTGTATTACCGTACCCACTACACGTTGGCGTTGGATAGTTGGGTGAATGGTTTTTTTAGCATTCTGCTGTATGCCGCAGAGCTATACGCGATCGCCACTCTTCTGCTCTCTTATTTCCAAACTTTGAGACTGCGCGATCGCCATGCCTTAGACTTATCTACTGTTCCTGGCGACCAGCTTTTTAGCGTTGATGTTTACATCCCGACTTATAACGAAGATGTAGCGATCGTGCGGAAAACGGTGCTGGCTTCTTTGGCGATCGATTACCCCGAAGATAAAAAGGAAGTTTATATTCTTGATGATGGACGCGATCCAAAATACCGCGATCGGCGGGAACAACTCCGTCAGATGTGCGCTGAATTAGGCTGTACTTTGCTTACCCGTGACAACAATGAACACGCCAAGGCTGGCAACATTAACGCCGCCCTCACCCGCACCAGCGGAGATTTAATCCTCATCCTAGATTGTGACCACATTCCCACCCATCAATTTCTGCAAGAAACCGTCGGCTTCTTCTACAAGCCTAAAGTCGCCATGGTGCAAACGCCCCACTGGTTCTACAACCCTGATCCTTTTGAACGGAATTTGTTAACGCGTGGACGGGTGCCTGTGACCAACGAGTTGTTCTATAAAGTGATTCAAAAAGGGAACGACTTCTGGAACGCTGCGTTCTTCTGTGGATCGGCGGCTGTGATTCGTCGGGACTATGTCTTGGATGTCGGTGGTATCGCAACGGGAACGGTGACTGAAGATTGTCATACCTCGCTGCGTTTGCACGGTAAAGGCTATGAATCGGTATACTACGACAAAATTATGGTGGCAGGTTTAGCACCCGAAACCTATCCCTCCTACGTGAAGCAGCAAGCCCGTTGGGCACGGGGGATGGCGCAGATTCTGCGGATGGAGAATCCTTTATTTAACCAAAAGTTGAAGCTGTCTACCCCGCAAAGGCTCTGTTATTTTTCAGCCTCTTCTCACTTTTTCTTTGGGTTTCCCCGGATTATGTACGCTGTTGCTCCGGTCTTATTCCTGTTGTTTAATATCAACATTGTTCGAGGGTTGGGGATTGAAACTTTGGCGTATGCGGTGCCCCACATTATTTTGGGAATGAACGCTAACTACATCACCAATAAGAACGCCCGCTTCTCTTTTTGGAACGAGATTTTTGAGTATGCAATGGCGTTTCAAAACGGGATTGTTACGGTGTTGGCGTTGATTAATCCTAAGCTGGGCAAGTTCGATGTGACCGATAAGGATTTGCGCTCTATCACGCGCCGCAGCTTTGACTGGGGCCCGACTCGCATTTCTCTGATTTTGACGATTCTGTTGATTATTTCTTTAATCGCTGTTCCCTTCTGGCTGCTGCTTCGCCCCGAAGTGACTGAGGCAGTTGTGATTAACGGTCTTTGGGCAATCTTTAACCTAATTTTTCTCAGCGGCGCACTGTTGGTTGCATTTGAGCAGCCCCAACTTCGCCAAGCCCACCGTTTAGGTCGGCAGCTTGATGTGGTTGTGAGTGATGCTACGACCACTTGGCACGGCAAGACGGTGAACATTAGCGAGAATGGTGCTCACATTGTGTTGGAGAGCAGCAACCATAGCCTGCCAGAAATGGTGCAAGTCGAGGTAATGGGTGACTCTGACACGCGCGCTATTGTAAATGGAAGAATCACGCGGCTTGACCCAACTCGCGCCGATCAAGTTTCTCTGTCGTTAATGTTTGAGAATGTAACCCAGGCACAGTCTGATGCGCTGGTGTTGGTGATTTACTCGGATGTGGAGCAGTGGTACTCGCAGCAACGGGTAGAAGTCGATAAGCCTTTGGAATCGTTGCGATTTCTGGCGGCTGGTGTGCTTCGGGCGTTCCGCGATCCTCGTCCGGGGCGATCGGTACAGCGGGCGCGTACTTAG
- a CDS encoding chromate transporter yields the protein MVQQQNYQSLEPLQQRQRLWELAIAFFKLGIFAFGGPAAHIAMMDDEMVKRRQWLSREKFLDLIGITNLIPGPNSTEVAIHIGYERGAWWGLLISGCCFILPATLIVWGLAIVYVQSQSLPQVGWLLYGVKPVIIAIVLQALWKLGKTAIKDRPTAIATFLVVLFSWWRYSEILLLLLAGLGVMLIKNRRSSWFSAGLPIPLLLQIASPSTLGAMSSVNIFLTFLKIGSVLYGSGYVLLAFLQREFVERSPLLTSQQILDAVAIGQITPGPIFTTATFVGYLLGGNGGAIAATVGIFLPAFVFVALINPWIDQLRQSSWVSGFLDGVNAASLGLMAVVTVQLGQSGIVDIWTGAIALISGVLLLKFKVNSAALVMGGAIIGLLLHLIVPSAVS from the coding sequence ATGGTGCAGCAACAGAATTATCAATCCCTTGAGCCGTTGCAACAGCGGCAACGGTTGTGGGAACTGGCGATCGCCTTCTTCAAGTTAGGTATATTTGCCTTTGGTGGCCCGGCTGCCCACATCGCCATGATGGATGATGAAATGGTCAAGCGCCGTCAATGGCTGAGCCGCGAAAAGTTCCTGGACTTAATCGGCATCACCAATCTCATTCCGGGCCCTAACTCGACTGAAGTAGCAATTCATATTGGCTACGAACGCGGGGCATGGTGGGGGCTGCTGATTTCGGGTTGTTGCTTTATCTTGCCTGCGACGCTGATTGTTTGGGGATTGGCGATCGTTTATGTGCAATCGCAATCTTTGCCGCAAGTGGGCTGGTTGTTATATGGCGTTAAACCTGTGATTATTGCGATCGTTTTGCAAGCGCTATGGAAGTTGGGCAAGACTGCGATTAAAGATCGACCAACCGCGATCGCTACGTTTCTAGTCGTCCTATTTTCCTGGTGGCGTTACTCAGAAATATTGCTTTTGCTCTTGGCGGGTTTAGGAGTGATGCTGATTAAGAACAGGCGATCGAGTTGGTTTTCTGCGGGATTGCCCATTCCTCTGCTCTTACAGATTGCTTCTCCCTCAACCCTTGGCGCAATGAGCAGCGTTAATATTTTCCTGACTTTTCTAAAAATTGGTTCGGTGCTTTACGGCAGTGGCTATGTGCTGCTGGCTTTTTTACAGCGCGAATTTGTCGAGCGATCGCCCCTCCTCACGTCTCAACAAATTTTAGATGCTGTCGCCATTGGGCAAATTACACCAGGGCCCATCTTCACCACCGCAACGTTTGTGGGATATTTGCTGGGGGGAAACGGAGGAGCGATCGCGGCAACGGTGGGAATTTTTCTGCCAGCATTTGTTTTTGTAGCGCTCATTAATCCTTGGATTGATCAATTACGTCAATCTAGTTGGGTGAGTGGCTTTTTAGATGGCGTGAATGCTGCATCGCTGGGGCTGATGGCAGTGGTGACGGTGCAACTGGGGCAGAGTGGCATCGTAGATATTTGGACAGGAGCGATCGCGCTCATCAGCGGGGTTTTGCTGCTAAAGTTTAAGGTCAATTCGGCGGCGTTGGTCATGGGTGGAGCAATCATTGGCTTGCTCCTTCATCTAATAGTGCCTAGTGCTGTGAGTTAG
- the rbsK gene encoding ribokinase, whose amino-acid sequence MSVLVFGSLNMDLVTRTHRLPQAGETIAGYSFETVPGGKGANQAVAVARLEVPVHMGGRVGGDEFGKMLIESLQLAGVNCEGIKVDETTRSGVAAIAIDDSGENHIIIVAGANGQVDASDVDRLPLLEIQVLLLQLEIPLAIVLAAAQVAKQAGITVILDPAPAANQLPAELYAAIDILTPNQVEAEQLTGIAVQDQASAILAARRLRQQGIGTVIIKMGAQGALCATAAEEFWVSPFAVRAIDTVAAGDAFNGGLAAALAEGRSLPEACRWAAAAGALATTVKGAQSAMPTRAELIRLMS is encoded by the coding sequence ATGTCTGTTCTCGTGTTCGGTAGTCTCAATATGGATCTGGTGACGCGCACTCATCGCCTCCCTCAAGCCGGGGAAACGATCGCTGGGTACAGCTTTGAAACCGTTCCGGGTGGCAAGGGTGCAAATCAGGCGGTGGCAGTGGCGCGGCTGGAAGTGCCTGTGCACATGGGAGGACGAGTCGGCGGAGATGAGTTTGGCAAAATGCTGATTGAGAGTTTGCAGTTGGCTGGAGTGAACTGTGAGGGCATCAAGGTTGATGAGACAACTCGATCGGGTGTGGCGGCGATCGCTATTGATGATTCTGGCGAAAATCACATTATTATCGTTGCGGGTGCTAATGGACAAGTCGATGCATCCGATGTCGATCGCTTGCCATTGTTGGAAATTCAGGTTCTGTTGCTCCAGCTTGAAATTCCTTTGGCGATCGTCCTGGCTGCGGCACAAGTTGCTAAACAGGCAGGCATCACTGTTATCCTTGATCCGGCTCCGGCTGCAAACCAGTTACCCGCAGAACTCTACGCAGCCATTGATATTTTGACCCCTAATCAGGTCGAAGCCGAGCAACTGACGGGCATTGCGGTACAAGATCAAGCCTCCGCAATTCTGGCAGCGAGACGATTACGACAGCAAGGAATAGGAACGGTGATTATTAAAATGGGGGCACAAGGGGCGCTTTGTGCAACGGCAGCAGAAGAGTTTTGGGTGTCGCCTTTTGCTGTGAGAGCGATCGATACGGTCGCAGCGGGGGATGCCTTTAACGGGGGCTTAGCTGCTGCCTTAGCGGAGGGGCGATCGTTACCAGAGGCTTGTCGGTGGGCAGCCGCAGCCGGAGCGTTAGCTACCACGGTGAAAGGGGCGCAGTCTGCCATGCCAACAAGAGCCGAATTGATACGACTGATGAGTTGA
- a CDS encoding cytochrome c biogenesis protein: MGWGTLPGQYFKRELLPLLANLKLAIALLLAIAFFSISGTVIEQGQALSFYQANYPESPALFGFLTWKVLLTIGLDHVYRTWWFLALLILFGSSLTACTFTRQFPALKAARSWKFYDQSRQFQKLALSAEFEAGSLETLMTLLKQKRYKVFQEGDKLYARKGIAGRVGPIFVHAAMLITLAGSIYGAMTGFFAQEMIPSGETFKVTNVFDAGPWAAAQIPKDWSVKVNRFWIDYTPAGAIDQFYSDLSVLNQTGEEVDRQTIHVNKPLRHNGVTMYQADWGVAAVQVHLNNSPTLQLPMERLDTGGKGKIWGTLIPTKPDLTEGVYVLAKDLQGTLLIYDLQGKLISTVREGRSTEVNGVNLAIEKVIGSTGLQIKADPGIPAVYLGFGLVMLGVVMSYVSHSQVWALQTDKGFFVGGRTNRAQVTFEREMIEMLDQLDAEGALKQS; encoded by the coding sequence ATGGGCTGGGGTACGTTGCCTGGACAGTATTTTAAGCGGGAGTTGTTGCCGCTGTTGGCAAATCTCAAGCTGGCGATCGCGCTTTTACTGGCGATCGCCTTCTTCAGCATTTCTGGCACCGTCATTGAACAGGGTCAAGCGCTCTCTTTTTACCAAGCTAACTATCCCGAAAGCCCCGCACTATTTGGATTTCTAACCTGGAAAGTGCTACTCACCATAGGACTAGATCATGTTTACCGCACCTGGTGGTTTTTGGCGCTGCTGATTTTGTTTGGCTCTAGTCTAACTGCCTGCACCTTTACCCGACAGTTTCCAGCGCTCAAAGCCGCCCGCAGTTGGAAGTTTTATGATCAGTCGCGGCAGTTTCAAAAGTTGGCGCTGAGCGCTGAATTTGAGGCAGGCTCTTTAGAGACTCTGATGACTCTCTTGAAGCAAAAGCGCTACAAAGTCTTTCAAGAAGGTGACAAGCTATACGCTCGGAAAGGCATTGCCGGACGGGTGGGCCCTATCTTCGTTCATGCCGCTATGTTGATTACGCTGGCGGGTTCCATCTACGGCGCAATGACGGGATTCTTTGCGCAAGAGATGATTCCGAGCGGGGAAACGTTTAAGGTCACGAATGTATTCGATGCGGGGCCTTGGGCGGCGGCGCAAATTCCGAAAGATTGGTCGGTGAAGGTAAATCGGTTTTGGATTGACTACACGCCTGCGGGGGCGATCGATCAGTTTTATTCCGATTTATCAGTGTTGAATCAGACGGGTGAAGAAGTCGATCGCCAAACGATTCACGTTAATAAGCCATTGCGCCACAATGGAGTCACGATGTATCAGGCAGATTGGGGCGTAGCGGCAGTGCAAGTTCACCTCAACAATAGCCCCACGCTGCAATTGCCTATGGAGCGACTGGATACGGGCGGCAAAGGGAAGATTTGGGGCACGTTGATTCCGACCAAGCCAGATTTGACAGAAGGCGTTTATGTATTGGCAAAAGATCTTCAGGGCACGTTGTTAATTTATGACCTGCAAGGCAAGCTGATTTCGACGGTGCGAGAAGGCAGATCTACAGAAGTCAATGGCGTGAATCTGGCGATCGAGAAAGTAATTGGTAGCACTGGGCTACAGATTAAGGCTGATCCTGGCATTCCGGCGGTTTATCTGGGTTTTGGGCTAGTGATGCTGGGTGTGGTGATGAGCTATGTGTCGCACTCCCAGGTTTGGGCGCTGCAAACTGACAAAGGCTTCTTTGTGGGCGGACGAACGAACCGGGCACAGGTAACTTTTGAACGGGAAATGATTGAAATGTTAGATCAGCTAGATGCAGAGGGAGCGCTGAAGCAGAGTTAG
- a CDS encoding cytochrome c biogenesis protein CcdA codes for MLESLQTWLYSLEQFANRSVSAQLTHLTPFSVGVIFAAGLLTSLTPCMLSMLPITVGYIGGHEIKSRLQAAVQSTWFALGLATTLAGLGIVAAVVGRVYGQVGVGLPIVVSVIAILMGLNLLEALPLRLPAGVGMDWISKDLPKGVRSYLIGLTFGLVASPCSTPVLASLLGWISTTGDPLLGSALLLAYTAGHVAPLIIAGTFTASLKKLLELRRWSGWINPVSGSLLVGFGVFSLLFRIFPGSV; via the coding sequence ATGCTCGAATCTTTGCAAACCTGGCTATACTCCCTAGAACAATTTGCCAATCGTTCCGTATCTGCACAATTAACCCATCTCACCCCCTTTAGCGTTGGAGTCATTTTTGCCGCTGGTTTGCTAACCAGCCTGACCCCATGCATGTTGTCGATGCTGCCCATTACCGTTGGCTACATCGGCGGTCATGAGATTAAAAGCCGCTTACAAGCTGCTGTCCAGTCCACCTGGTTTGCGCTGGGTTTGGCGACGACGCTGGCAGGATTGGGCATTGTGGCGGCAGTAGTTGGCAGAGTGTATGGACAGGTAGGAGTGGGGCTGCCCATCGTGGTGAGCGTGATTGCTATTTTGATGGGGTTGAACTTGCTGGAGGCATTGCCGTTGCGGTTGCCCGCAGGTGTCGGCATGGATTGGATTTCTAAGGATTTGCCGAAGGGAGTGCGATCGTACTTGATTGGGCTGACGTTTGGGTTGGTGGCTTCGCCTTGCAGTACCCCGGTGTTGGCTTCGCTGCTGGGCTGGATTTCGACGACGGGCGATCCGCTATTGGGCAGTGCGTTGCTATTGGCTTACACTGCGGGTCATGTGGCACCGCTGATTATTGCCGGGACGTTTACAGCCTCATTGAAAAAGCTGTTAGAGTTGCGGCGCTGGTCGGGATGGATTAATCCGGTGAGCGGTAGCTTGCTGGTTGGGTTTGGGGTGTTTTCGCTGCTGTTTCGGATCTTTCCTGGGTCGGTTTAG
- a CDS encoding ABC transporter ATP-binding protein/permease translates to MRVSQPVIASEQKVSQQLSTFRRFLQYLRPYRRELPIAILLVLIGAASQAFGPFFIGWSIDHLIAQGNQQGLLLLLGLLAGIYFIGVFAIRGQILRIGSIMQRLLAQLRQDIFTKIQSLPLSFFDRSEAGDLMSRLLNDVNTVNQAFGQTVAQMLGNLFSLVGIVIAMLFINLQLGLLSNLAVPLMIFTTGLFARWARARFRVTRQTIGELSAKLEEDIGSVREAQAFNRVSLNIAEFDTLNAANRDANVQAVAITAAFLPSIDFLNTMATASVLAYGGYLAVTGAATVGVVTSFLLYVQQFFRPIQILSQFYTQAQSAFAGLERIFQLLDEPAQLKDAPNAAIMPPLRGEVTFEEVKFGYTANQLVLKGINLCAYPGEMIALVGQTGAGKSTIINLILRFYDVSSGAVKIDGIDVRSVTQASLRRQIGIVLQDNILFSGTVAENIAFGDPQASQADIEAAAQAANVHEFIISLPQGYATQLGERGAPLSQGQRQLISIARAVLIDPRILILDEATSSIDTRTEALVQAAIARLLKNRTSFVIAHRLSTVTQADRVLVIQQGEIAEQGTHDELIAKQGVYANFYALQLGAPVPALG, encoded by the coding sequence ATGAGAGTCAGCCAGCCAGTCATCGCTTCCGAGCAAAAAGTGAGTCAGCAACTTTCTACCTTTCGGCGCTTCTTGCAGTATCTCCGCCCCTACCGCCGTGAACTGCCGATCGCCATCCTCTTGGTTCTAATTGGTGCAGCATCTCAGGCATTCGGACCTTTTTTCATCGGCTGGTCGATCGATCATTTAATTGCTCAAGGTAACCAGCAAGGATTATTGCTGCTACTAGGATTGTTAGCAGGCATTTATTTTATTGGCGTTTTTGCCATTCGCGGACAAATCTTGCGGATTGGCTCCATCATGCAGCGGTTACTGGCACAGTTGCGGCAAGATATTTTTACCAAAATTCAAAGTCTACCCCTTAGCTTTTTCGATCGCAGTGAAGCAGGCGACCTCATGAGCCGCTTGCTTAATGATGTCAACACCGTTAACCAAGCCTTCGGGCAAACCGTCGCCCAAATGCTGGGCAACCTGTTCAGCTTGGTGGGCATTGTTATCGCCATGCTGTTTATCAACCTTCAGTTGGGCTTGTTGAGCAACTTAGCAGTGCCCTTGATGATTTTTACAACAGGGTTATTTGCTCGTTGGGCAAGAGCCAGATTTCGCGTTACTCGCCAAACCATTGGCGAACTTTCTGCCAAGCTCGAAGAAGACATTGGCAGCGTCCGAGAAGCCCAAGCATTCAACCGCGTATCGCTTAATATTGCCGAATTCGACACGCTCAACGCCGCCAACCGAGATGCCAACGTTCAGGCAGTGGCAATTACCGCCGCCTTTTTGCCCTCCATCGACTTCCTCAACACCATGGCAACGGCTAGCGTGTTGGCATACGGCGGCTATCTTGCCGTGACTGGAGCCGCCACCGTGGGCGTTGTAACTTCGTTCCTACTCTACGTTCAGCAGTTTTTTCGCCCCATTCAAATCCTCAGCCAGTTCTACACCCAAGCTCAATCGGCGTTTGCTGGGCTAGAGCGAATTTTTCAGCTGTTAGACGAACCCGCACAGCTTAAAGACGCTCCTAACGCTGCCATCATGCCGCCGTTGCGAGGTGAAGTCACGTTTGAAGAGGTAAAGTTTGGCTACACCGCTAATCAGCTTGTTCTTAAGGGCATTAATCTTTGCGCTTATCCGGGTGAAATGATTGCGCTAGTGGGACAAACGGGCGCTGGAAAGAGCACGATTATTAATCTGATTTTGCGCTTTTACGATGTGTCTAGCGGTGCTGTGAAGATCGATGGCATTGATGTGCGCAGCGTCACGCAGGCAAGCTTGCGCCGTCAGATTGGCATTGTGCTGCAAGATAATATTTTGTTTAGCGGCACGGTTGCCGAAAATATTGCCTTCGGCGATCCACAGGCTTCGCAAGCAGATATCGAAGCGGCAGCACAGGCTGCAAACGTCCATGAATTTATTATTTCATTGCCCCAAGGCTATGCGACGCAATTGGGCGAGCGAGGTGCGCCCCTCAGTCAAGGGCAGCGACAGTTGATTAGCATTGCGCGAGCGGTGTTGATTGACCCACGCATTTTGATTTTGGACGAGGCGACTAGCAGCATTGACACCCGCACTGAAGCACTGGTACAAGCCGCGATCGCCCGTCTGCTCAAAAACCGGACAAGCTTCGTGATCGCTCACCGTCTCAGCACCGTGACACAAGCCGATCGAGTGCTAGTCATTCAGCAAGGTGAAATTGCAGAACAAGGAACTCATGATGAACTGATTGCGAAACAAGGCGTATATGCTAATTTTTATGCGCTACAGTTAGGCGCACCTGTTCCAGCGCTGGGTTAG